The window AatatctcaaatttttttttacttaaaatctACAACAGCAAATCAATGTTTTAAGTGAAAGGATGAGAATTTCTCTTGggaattttttaagattacacattttcttttgtagAATCTGTGTAGacaattcatttaattaattctattgtggttaatttacattattataaattttttggaaattagaaaaaaagaaatgaattggACCTCTAATAAATGTGATAATTACGTTGATTCACTCGATATAATGATGAGTTAGTTAGGAGCATCACGATGATTTTAGCGGTTAAAATTAGTTTAGGTTTATGAAATTAGTTTAGGTTCCAACCGGTAATTGGTAAAATATCGAACTGGAAGGGTCGCCGCTTTGCAATTTACCAACATGGTCGGCCCTGTTTGGAATTTAATTACCGCTCCGgcactttaaataaaacccTTTCTCTCCTACTACTTAATTGGGACACCCGTGCAAtcaatttcagaaaaaaaaactacgtAATTCAACTCCTACAAGTCTTTTTCCTCCATTTCTAATccaccaatttttatttatttatttatttttatgttttgcgTATTTTGTGTGTTGGCCGGAATCGCGCCAAATTTACTTTTAAGATGACCTCGTTGACTTTTGGTGAGAAAACGCTTCGACGATGACATCACGGAGTGAAAACCGTGAACTTGGAGTGCTGAGGTCGCGCGCTCAGCTTCAATGCTGATGTTTACTATAGTCGCATAAAAGAAGGTCGGAGAAATACAGAATATAAAACTTTGTAAGCAAAAAATAACGACTACGATAAGAAATCTTAGAAATGATGCTTAATGAAGCAATAATGAACAAactattatgtttaaaattttacgtttaaaattaaattaattataatttcatcaaatattttcttttttgtttatagatTTGCCTGATAATGGTAGTTTAGTAACAAGAAACCGGtacaataacataaaaattccGACAATGTTGTTTCTAGTATTTCCTGAGCTTCTAAAcatgaataattaaatgatttaaaaatatgtaataactagtgatggaacggatcactatccggccattatgattataatttctggtacatttctgaagtgataccctatattGGTAACGTTTGATAAATGTTTGTATTCCTGGTCCTCTAATTTCTCTTCTTTATTGCCATCACtttcttctaaatatttttctctttcatCCACTTTCCGGAGTATTTAAGTAATGCATTATTATTAGTATCCATATCTTCATATAATACGATTGcaataaaacaaacaaaacactaaGCGCCAACGTGGAGATGAGTTTTCATTCTCGTCTTTCTATGGCAATCTTCAATCAACTTGGTATCATTCTGTGTGTATTTTGATAGGTAACGAACGCCTTAATTGTACTTCAATAGTTTTCCCAAGCAACTTAAACAGATCATTAAGATCTAGCTTAACCTCAGGTACCTGAGTCTCCAAATCGACAACACAGCCTAATCATATCAAGCGATATGTGATAATACTAGAGGACTTTAAAAAGATGCTCAATAATATCTATCAACCTGCTGTCATCGTAACAGGTGTGACtttaatactaaaaaatataatgtttaataatttgttaacaaaaaattgtaaacaaaatgtagtaaaaaggtaatttttgctgtaaataatgaaataataatataatattgaCATGTTCGTCACCGTAACGGGTGTGACATCTTTCCTTAaaacctttcattcttgaataatttaattttttaataatttcgtataattttttatataattatcgTAACGGGTGAGACAAAGGTGCTTCCGTTgttgaaaaatcgtttaaaaaccTCCATTATTTTTCTCGTTTTCATGACTATAGCgggattaatttttaatgaaaaatgagTTAACGAAGGGATTAGTTAGTTCCGGTTTTTGCGCAGgttgttttttaaagtttaataaacaactttaaTGAAAATCGATTGACaatgaaaattgtataaaaaatgttaaaaacaacgtaataaaaataaattttttatcgatataataaaatcagTTACTAAATGTTTTTTAGTAATATTATTATGTAGGTTGATATTGTATCGAAccggtttttatttattcatggAAAGTCCAATAGACTAATAATAACCATTTGTCCTTACTATTTATCTCAACATTgatgatttataataatttttagcgGATAGATAAAACTGAgtcattattaaataaatgttactgaccttatgaataaaataaatcacgtccgtttattctatcataaaatGATGTGTAACGATTTCAAAGCGGTACTAAAATCCCATATAAAAAACCACATGAACCGTTCGCCGCTGTTTAATGTCGGCTCAATACTGCGACATCCAACTTCTTGCCGCAACCTTTTGTACCCAGTTATTCCACGGCCAGAAGAAGAAGTAGAATGTAGAATATCTTCTTTagacactaaaaaaattttttattcgttacatttttcatttatggCATATTTACAACAACTTAtattaaagtataaaaaaataaatcgttaaaaacggttaaattagctttaataaaaataaaaaaaaatgaattaaaaaacaatgaaaatgaTGAATGAATGtgtaatttaaacattaatgggttagaaaaaaaatataattaccTAGAATTAGATGAAGTAATTGCAAATAAACGTGAATTGTAAATAAACGTGATTGTTCTATTGATTTAACTAATTCATTttgattagatttttttacaacgtataatataaaatttgggTCAACTCccataaagatttaaaaaaaaagttatatcaCAAAAGGATTTGGATGTGTTCTCATTTCGAAATCTATACATTAAGAAAGAAATTACGCATTCAAACCATTTGGCTTGTTAATTAAAAGCGTAAATAACATACCAATAATAAACACCCCCGTGCAACTTTTTAATCGCAATCCTACTTAGCATCagttacattattaattagcTTAATACATGCAAAGATCGCAACGCGttccttttaattatttacgtAATTATTAAAGTCAGTGCTCTTTTTTGTCCTAAGTCCTTGGCATTTTGTCCCCTTAGATATACAAAAAACAACTACGATGAGATTATATAACGAATGCACAAAATTTCCCATACTAACTTTattgattgaaaaaaaaaaaaatgttgaaagatatattaaaaaattatggtgTACTTGAAATTGTTtacattgtaataaaaattgttgagttTAAAAACGCTGTTCGAATGGTTATCTAACTTGTAAGGGGAATATGACGATAACCTAAATTAACCTCTAACTTTATTAACCGCAGCGGGAGCAATTGGTTCAGATACTACTTTTGATTATAGACGACAAAATTACGAGAAGGTTTTTCGTCTTATATGAGATGAAGAGTATCTGACCTCGACGACTTGGAGTAATTGCCTTCTCGTTCATGATCTCCCGGAGGTAATTCTTAAGACTTTTACATCAAGTTAAAGCTGAAATGCGGAATGTCGCATTTATGTCGGTTGTTTTGATGACatataaaagataattttgttacaaaattattttatatcagaatcaacagaattatatgtattgaattaatatttttccggaaaatgatGCTGTGCATTAatatattcaaattaaaaagttatttaagtGGAGTAATCCAACTTTATggtattcataaaaaatcaatcataaaaaaagtaattatattaaataattacctTCAGGACAATCATATgctttcaacaattttgaacTCTTTAAGTTTATGGTAGGTAACGACCAAAAGACAAAAAGTAGCCAAAGACTTTAtgcatataaaatatattttaccaCAACTTACCATAAGTGTATTGATTTGTCTTCTCACCACATCAatacctttaataattttgggTGATGATTCTTGATTGCATAAACTTATAAAGATGATGTCACTTTTTGTTGCTgaaaaaaacatatataagTATATTTATAATGTAACAACAAGGTTGTTAATTATGAAATCtaagaaacaacttttaggtTAACTAAATGATATAGTATTCGAGTAACGTATAATTATAATGGCTAATATTTgctgattatttattatacgttcgaataatatactatttttgtGTGGTTTCAGTGTCAAGATCGAATGGAAtctaaaaatcgaattttttaagTATGTCTCCAGCGAAAAGTAAGTTTTCTAGTCACCCGAAAAttaatttccaaattaaaagaaatccaatcaacaaatttaaataagaaatttcaTAATGAGTTTCTTATTTAAAGTGGGATATCCGCGTTGTAAATCCTTGATTTTTCCATtaagcaataaaataaaagaaaaagaataggCACGACAAGGGAACAAAAACTTGTGTAGATGGTGATCGGATAAGGTGCGTTAAAGACCAAGATGatgtcattttaattttaatactaaaAGGACAGCTTTGATTCAATGCTGATTCAATGTTCTTCGCATTCCCATTTCTAAGAAAAGAATCCCTTTCTCAAACCTCATCGATGACAAATCAATTTTCCAACTGTTGTTAAATCcgtttgtattattttattcttttaaaattctgTAAACGTCCAACCTTGGACCATCTACTctaaatcaaatcaaaaccAAGCCCCAGAATGAATTAAACATCTCCAATAACTCATTAATCAAATTCCAATCTAATTACAAAGCTATAAATAAATCgctttgtttatattttttctttcatattagTCCAACAATGTCTCGATTAAACAAAACAAAGTGGTATCAAAAAGCAAAAATCGGTTAAAAAGGgaaaggttaaaatttaatttttttcttaatttctttttattcagGATCGACGAATTTGGTTGGGAAATTTACACAAAGCGTTCGAAGGATTGTTCAAGACGTAAAAGATGAGGGCAGCGCGAGTGGACAAACCAAAGAAGAGGTCATCGAGACTAACGAAAGATTGCGAGCGGTTCGAGTTCGCCTCGACGAATCTTACGATACAGCTAAAAAAGCTTTGGTATCGTTAATGACCAAGTATAATGATAGCAAAAGCGTCCATAATATTTTCCAAAGATACAACTTGTTGAAGGCTATGATTAAGGTaggattaatttattttaaattcaaatcctttcacttaaaaaaaaataaataaggatTGGtgatgatttaaaacaaattgggttgggttttgaaatgtcaatttgtaatttttgtaaaagtttaaatatcTTGAACAAtttgttagaaaataaagttgtcACGTTCAAGAAACGACCCAAAAGCCCCATTTGCAACACAGTCATGCACCCCAGTGATTTGTTGCCCCAATAGAAACCAGCTACGTGAGACAGTAAACCAATCTAAAAAGAAGTCTAAAAAGGAGTCTAAATTTCCTAATCtaaaaaaccaattttttaaatgttaaaacagGAAGTTATAAGACTCGAAACTCAATATTGGGCTTTAGTCGACATTCCAAAACAAGAGAAACAAGAAACCGTACCCGCTTTCGTACTGAGAGCCTGTTCCATTATGGAGAAGACTCAAAAATCCGGGGAAGGAGTGAAAACTTCAGCAAAATTGGCTGAAGAAGCTCAAGATAAACGGGAAAGAGTTGAACGATTAGAAAGTAAGTTGATTCCATTGATGAagacataataaaatattttttttagatatgaCAACTTCTCAAATTGACGCGGAAAACACTCAAATGACAAACGACCTTTATAggttacttaaaaaatattcaggattaagaaatttaatcagagaattaaaagtaataataaaattattaatgaaataaaattaattggtaTCTTTTTAGTCTGAATATATGACATCGAAATTATATCCGATGTTTCCACGTTATACAATGCTAAAAGATATGATAAAAGATATATTGTTGCATCCCGCTTACATGGAGGTTTGTCACGAAGTGGATGCATAGCCCAGGTCGTTTACGTAGATCCCTTCTCCGTCGCCAAAGAAATCTGATTAATCACGTTAAACTCATCACAATAAAAAgatacaacaaaaagaaacaacaaagggaataaaaagcaaatacgagaaatggatttaaaaatgtaattggaTTTTCTACATGATAAATGAATCCTTTTATAAGCAGTTGTTGAAAAGAGGTAAGTTAAATAGTACACTGCCATGAAAGAAAGGagaaacataataaataacattaacagTATTAATGTAACTAAAAAGTATTAAGTggggtttaaaaaaaatagacgttaaaatataaaaaaaagaattaaaaacgtATATCTGTGAGCATATCGTACTTAAAAAACTATACCAAGCTTTCAACGTGAACTTCcctaaaattt of the Onthophagus taurus isolate NC chromosome 10, IU_Otau_3.0, whole genome shotgun sequence genome contains:
- the LOC111428287 gene encoding uncharacterized protein isoform X3, which gives rise to MSPAKRSTNLVGKFTQSVRRIVQDVKDEGSASGQTKEEVIETNERLRAVRVRLDESYDTAKKALVSLMTKYNDSKSVHNIFQRYNLLKAMIKEVIRLETQYWALVDIPKQEKQETVPAFVLRACSIMEKTQKSGEGVKTSAKLAEEAQDKRERVERLENMTTSQIDAENTQMTNDLYRLLKKYSGLRNLIRELKSEYMTSKLYPMFPRYTMLKDMIKDILLHPAYMEVCHEVDA
- the LOC111428287 gene encoding uncharacterized protein isoform X1, with the translated sequence MSRLNKTKWYQKAKIGSTNLVGKFTQSVRRIVQDVKDEGSASGQTKEEVIETNERLRAVRVRLDESYDTAKKALVSLMTKYNDSKSVHNIFQRYNLLKAMIKEVIRLETQYWALVDIPKQEKQETVPAFVLRACSIMEKTQKSGEGVKTSAKLAEEAQDKRERVERLENMTTSQIDAENTQMTNDLYRLLKKYSGLRNLIRELKSEYMTSKLYPMFPRYTMLKDMIKDILLHPAYMEVCHEVDA
- the LOC111428287 gene encoding uncharacterized protein isoform X2 gives rise to the protein MGKGDKRGSQRSDSGSTNLVGKFTQSVRRIVQDVKDEGSASGQTKEEVIETNERLRAVRVRLDESYDTAKKALVSLMTKYNDSKSVHNIFQRYNLLKAMIKEVIRLETQYWALVDIPKQEKQETVPAFVLRACSIMEKTQKSGEGVKTSAKLAEEAQDKRERVERLENMTTSQIDAENTQMTNDLYRLLKKYSGLRNLIRELKSEYMTSKLYPMFPRYTMLKDMIKDILLHPAYMEVCHEVDA